The Helianthus annuus cultivar XRQ/B chromosome 16, HanXRQr2.0-SUNRISE, whole genome shotgun sequence genome includes a window with the following:
- the LOC110917944 gene encoding uncharacterized protein LOC110917944, with amino-acid sequence MALRATNLVRSLVNRSRGSFGFATSTSPKMKAFSRAADHGYAHQDPKPKTLKGEYAPVYVSLGLILMSVSIGTYTATHQLKRSPNVFVKKSKRETLPELVEPEKVAEESEEFIKKSFFRKIAHVQDADRQEIMPDPIRGDTYAMHPKPYTESLKSVGVEVEKKPFVELPPMKH; translated from the exons ATGGCACTCAGAGCAACT AATTTGGTGAGATCTTTGGTGAATAGGTCAAGAGGAAGTTTTGGATTTGCTACTTCAACCTCACCCAAGATGAAGGCCTTCTCGCGTGCCGCTGATCACGGTTATGCTCATCAAGATCCCAAACCAAA GACGTTGAAAGGCGAATATGCACCCGTATACGTCTCACTCGGATTGATTCTAATGTCGGTTAGCATCGGAACATACACGGCGACACATCAACTAAAAAGATCACCAAACGTTTTCGTGAAGAAATCGAAGAGGGAGACACTACCAGAGCTGGTGGAGCCGGAAAAGGTGGCCGAAGAGTCCGAAGAGTTCATCAAGAAATCATTCTTCAGGAAAATCGCACATGTTCAGGACGCGGACCGCCAAGAAATCATGCCTGATCCGATCCGAGGGGATACTTACGCAAT GCACCCGAAGCCTTATACCGAGTCGCTGAAGTCGGTTGGAGTGGAGGTGGAGAAGAAGCCGTTTGTTGAGCTGCCGCCGATGAAACACTGA